The following is a genomic window from Neomonachus schauinslandi chromosome 15, ASM220157v2, whole genome shotgun sequence.
GTCTATGCTCCATCTCCATCGACTTACTAAACTCCCTGAAGTGAAAACCTAGTCTTGCTGGCAGGGCAAACCCCACCCACAGGGAAGCCAGGGAAGGGAGCCAGGCCACCCACCCCCAGTGAGCTGGGCGCCTGGTCCAGCTAGGTCAGTTCTCTCTGGGGAGAGAACTTTTTAAAGGTGGCCCCAACAGTGTATTGCCGGTGAGTGTGAAGCCCAGATGGAGGGGCCCCAGGCCCTTGGGACTGCCCAGGTCACCCGCACCTGCTCCTCTCATCCCCATCTCTTCTGTCCCCACCCCCGCGTTGTGCTGAAGTGAATCAGAGCCCGAGATCCACGAGCAGAACTGGTTCTGGATCGGCCTGAACCGTCGAAACCCGGGAGCGGGGCAGAGCTGGCGCTGGAGCGACGGCCTTGGGGTGAGCCGGCCTAGAGGGGGCTGGTCAGGAGGTGGGCGGGGCCCGGGTAGGCGCGGCTTGGGGTGGGCGTGGTCCTTCGAGGGCGGGACAGAGCCTGGCGGTGGGCGAGGTTTAGCCGAGTTATAGGGTCTTTGGCCAGAGCCCGCAGGTTAAGAAAAGGGAGGCGGGGCGTCCAGCCCGGGTTGGGGGTTCGCAGCTCAGGCCCGGCCTTTTGTACATCTGTTCTGGGGACGCGGAGGCCTGCGCCTCGTGCCTGACAACCTTCTCCCACTCCGACCTCCAGTTCTCTTACCACAATTTCGACCGGAGCCGGCACGACGACGACGACATCCGGGGCTGTGCAGTGCTTGACCTGGCCTCGCTGCAGTGGGTGGCCATGCAGTGCGAGACGCAGCTGGACTGGATCTGCAAGATCCCTCGAGGTTGGATGGGATGGTGCTGGGAAACGGGGAAGGGGGCGAAGGGCGGCGGGGCCGGGAATCCAGGGGAGGGTCTCCTTCCCTGCAGCGTCTCTGTCCCTGTTGTCCCCATAGGCAGAGACGTGCGGGAACCCGACGTCAGCCCACAAGGTAAGGCCCCCCCCGGGCCTCCCGGCTCTCAGTGGCGTTCGGGAGAGGGTGAGGGGCGTCACCTCCAGGGCAGGGCCTAGCCGGGATGGAACGAAAGGAGTTAGGGGTTTGAGCTGAGAGAAGGGGAACCGGGGCGCCTGGAACCCTGTCGGCCTCGTCTCCAAGCAGGGGCAAGCTTGGGCCTGGAGCGGTGTCTGTCCGAGGGGCCTAGGGGTTCGCAACCCGCCTCTGCCTGCCCTTGGACCTGCCTGAGCCTTGGCCGCAGGGCGAGCAGGCGACCCCTGCCTGGCCGCCGCTCCCACACTCACACTGCCCCCGCAGGCCGGCTGGAGTGGCTGCGTTTCCAGGAGGCCGAGTACAAGTTCTTCGAGCACCACTCCACGTGGGCTCAGGCACAGCGCATCTGCACGTGGTTCCAGGCCCAGCTGGCCTCCGTGCACAGCCAGGCGGAGCTGGACTTCCTGGGTCACAACCTGCAGAAGGTGAGCACCCCAGTGACCATGGGCCAGCAGGCAGGGGAGGGTAGGCCTGGCGAGAGGAGAGGCCCTGCCAACCCTTATCTGCCTGACCGGTTTCCCCAGTTGTCCCCGGGCCAAGAGCAGCACTGGTGGATTGGCCTGCACACTGCAGAGAGTGATGGGCGTTTCAGGTAGGAGCCTTCCAGGGTCAGCAGGTGTGGGAGGGAGCGGGTGCCTGGATGGCCAGCCACGACCCCAGATAGGAGCTAGGGAGGCCACCCACAGAGACTGatagacctggatttgaatccagctcCGTTCctccctggctgtgtggccttgatcAATGATTTAACCTTTGTGGGCCTTGATTTTCTCATCGAAAAATGAGCATAATGAGGCCTGTCTGGTAGGATTGCTCTGAGGATTAGAAAAAAGGTATGTGAAGTCCTTAGCACAGCATCCAGTACATAACTGGGCACCAAATAATGGCAGCTCCTATTATGCCGAGGCCACTCATGAATAAGGCCCCCTCAGGACATGGGCAAGAACATATGATGTCCTCCGGAGGGGCCTCTTTGTGTTCAGTACCCACCTGCCATTCATGAGGGGGCTCGAGGCAGGAGGGACCAGGAGCACATGCATATCTGAGCACACTGTTGCCCTTGGACCTCTGCTCTGGGATTCTTGGACTTTTCTAGTTAGAGAATGAGTGCCCAGGGAGGGCTGGACCTTACCTGGACGCACCAGGTCTTTGGGTCCCCAGTGACCCGGAGCTCAGTAGCCTCACTCTCAGCCTGTAGCCACTGAGCCCCTGGACTCGGGCCCTGCCTTGCCCCCCATCTCGGTGGCCTTCATTGCTGTATACAACGGAGATTGGGCCTGGGGCGAGTCATCTCTGTTCCATGTTGTTGCAGGTGGACAGATGGTTCCATCATAAACTTCATCTCCTGGGCACCCGGTAAACCTCGGCCCATTGGCAAGGATAAGAAATGTGTATACATGACCGCCAGCCGAGGTGAGGGCGAGGGCGGGGCACAAAGGGTGCAGAAGCTGGGGAGAGGGTTGACGTTGGGGCAGTGCGGTGAGCTTGGGCAGGCCCATCagtctcttctcattctcttttttcccacaACCCAAGAGGGGCTAGACCCAGAGAGGGGGCCTGTCCCCATGATCCAGCAGCCACAGAGGACTGGAGTTCGGAGCTGGACACGGGCACCTGATCCCCATGTCCTCTTCTTAGGGCATGAGGCAAGGGTGCTGCCGGCCCTGCCCTGTGCTAGAGTGACTGCCCTACTCTTTCTGCAGAGGACTGGGGGGACCAGAGGTGCCTGATGGCCTTGCCCTACATCTGCAAGCGCAGCAACAGCACTGGAGAGCCCCAGCCCCCGGACCTGCCACCCACAGCCCTGGGGGGCTGCCCCTCTGGTTGGAACCAGTTCCTCAACAaggtaggaggtggggaggggccacCCAGTAGAGTCAGGGGAGAGGATGTGAATGTAGGAAGGCCAAGCTTCAGGAGTCCTGGCCTTTTGGCAACATCAAAGTCATGGCCTCTTGCCTACTTGGCCCCAATGCCAGGGCTAGACTCCTGGGAAAGTAATTTTATATAGTGCCCTTGCTAATCTACCAGGGAAGGAGGGTGTCCACATAGTTTGGTGAGTTTTCTAGATTAGTTGCCACACATTTTGATAATGAACTCCTATTAGTAAAACACAAGAttgaacatacaaaatatgtgtgtctacattatatatgtgtgtgtaaataaatatatatttacttctgTACTAATCGACTAATGTTATATATAGTAAACTGTGCACaagaacaaaagaatataaagcaTGAGATAAAgattgaaaaagtattttttttaaagattttatttatttgagagagagagcgagcatgagcaggggggaagggcagagggagagggagagggagaagcagactcccctcctgagcaggaagcccaacatggggcttgatcccaggaccctgagatcatgacctgagccgaatgcagacgcttaaccgactgagccacccaggcgtccctgaaaaagagtatttttaagtttaaaaaacttttctttattaGTGGTATGAGAAAAGTATTCAAAAATGATCAATTATAATAATTAtcatctttaaataatttaaataagagCAAGGTGATTGcatatatttcattctttttaaaaaattttggtttGACACTTTGTGATTTGGGACTTCACAGGTCTTGTCTGAAGTTCGAATTACTTTAATGGTTATTGTAGATGAAAAAGTTGCTTCACAaagacaaaatatcaaaatggaAAAGGTCGGCCTTTGTGGGCTgggctttcttcatttttcagtcCTTCTACCAATGAAACAAAGGTTTTAGTGTAAAAATCGGCTAGTACATTTCTGCATTCTAAACCAATCTGCCTCACAAACTAATCAGAAGACCTGATTTAAGACGCTTTAAGAACAAGTATTTGGAAGATTTTTTGAAACCGTTAGGGAATTCTTTTCCCAAGGGTTTTGAGCATGCAGATGGGAAAGTTGGTGGCAGTAACATTAATCAGAAGGAAGACGTTTCTAGACATGTCTGCAGAATGTTCCTTCTAGAGGGTGAGCTTCTTTCCCAAAGTGGTTACTTTTGCACTCCTGGGCTGATTGATCAGACCTGATTAGATCGTCATTGTTTTTATCCGGTGGCTGACAAGAGCTTGTCCCAGGAAGAGAGGAGCACTATTTTCTTGTTAATGCTGGCATCACGAGTCTGAGCCCCGATCCGTGCTTTCTTTGCGATAAAACCACTGAGCCGGATTGGGAGGATTAGATTAGTTAACACTAGCTCATATAATCCGTAAATCTTTGTCCTGCGTTGGAGGGTAGCCAGCCCCTTAGTGTCATGGAGCTCTTACTGTCTTCAGAATATTCAAGCGAATATTTTATCTTTtcgaccttaaaaaaaaaaaaaggtaacacgTCTATTATTACAACTtgggaaaaaacagaaagaaagaaaatacaactcACTCATCCTTATTTCCAGAAATAACCCCTATTAATATTTGTTACTCTGCTTCCTGCCTTTTTGCACCTAATTGAGATCATACTACATAACACGATTTTGTATCcagcttttctttctcagtgttCTATTTTGAGCATTTTTCTCATGTCAtcacatttttccaaaaatttattctcttggctttttccaccagatataaaacagaatatatggtatatatgtactTGGTCTCTTTCTTGATGTGTCAGCATCATTGTAAAGATACCGGTTACTCCCCTGTCAGAAGCCTTTGAAGTATGCGAGGCTGCCTGTCCCTTCACTACCTGGCCCCAGACACCTTGCTTTACTAGGTCTCTGCCCTCTGTTACAGCCCTCTAGCATTTGGAtgtagggagagagagtgaaggcCCGCCTCTCCCCCTAGCTttaagctcctggagggcagggccccTGGCCATGGACATACCACCTAATACACTTGCACATGGTAGGGAGGCCCCGACTGTTTGCTGGACTGAGCTGATATTTCTTCTCTTTCGCTGCTGATATGATGTGACCTTGCTGGTTCTAATTTTATGACTAATTTTACTAGTTATTTAAAGGAGGCCTCAGAGTAGCTCTGAACTACTTCTGTGAAATGAAATGCAAGGGCTTTGTGATAAACCTCTCCCAAACTCTTGCATTATTTCTGGGTTTACAGTTTTCTACCCCAAATCTGACATCAGAAAGCTGATGCTAGAACTCATCCCCATAGTAAGAGCGTCCCCTTGTGTAAGCACTTACTCTCGTGTCATGCACTGTTCTCTTTAACTCTTAACATGACCCCAAAAGacagatatttttattcccacccattttacagaaaggtTAAGTCAGATCTGGAACCTGACCTGCACCTGCTCCCTGACCCTCTTTGCGACTCCAaagcttccttcctttttttcttccccatcgCACTCAGGAGGGAAATCACTGGAAATCATTCATTTTCAAATAGTCTTCACTTGAGAGATTTCCCACCCAGCTGCTGCCTAACAAAGATCATTCAGACATGAAGATAAGAGTGTTGTATGGATGAACATTAAGTTCACAGGACAAGTAACAGATTTCAGGCAACACTTGGGAAGGCGTTTAGCTGAAATCGAGACAGACCTTGTCCCCGCGCATGGCCCAGGGGCTCTCGTCATAGGTAGTAGATCGTTTGGTGGCCTAAGGACGTCCTGCCACTTACAGACTCCCCCTGAGCGTTGGCAGGTGGACGTGAATGTGCTGTGCCAGGCTGAGAGGCTCGAGGAGCCCCAGATGTCCTGGTTCTGTTCTGTTGTCTTCACGGCCCTCGAAGCCTCCCCAGGGCCTGCCGCTGAGGGCTACACAGCAGAGTTTCTGGGTCTGTGGGACAGGGCGGTGGAGCTGGACATCATGCCTTCCCCTCCGCCCCAGTGTTTCCGAATCCAGGGCCAGGACCCCCAGGACCGTGTGAAGTGGTCAGAGGCACAGTTCTCCTGTGAACAGCAAGAGGCCCAACTGGTCACCATTGCAAACCCTTTAGAGCAAGGTAGGGCCAGCGCATGGGAAGGCCCCAGTATCCTCTGACACAGCccttctcccccccaaaaaatggcTAGAGCAGAGCGGGCAAGGGGCTGTCCTGTTGCTCATAACTCTCTCTTCTGGGGGACTGTAGCATTCATCACGGCCGGCCTGCCCAATGTGACCTTTGACCTTTGGATTGGCCTCCATGCCTCTCAGAAGGACTTCCAGTGGGTGGAGCAGGAACCTCTGCTGTATACCAACTGGGCCCCTGGGGAGCCCTCTGGCCCTAGCCCTGCTCCTGGCAGCAACATACCGGTGAGGAGGCCCCTcgctctgctccctgccccaaaACCCGCGGCCCTCGCCTTCACTCCCAGGGTCTCCCCTCTTCCAGCCTCTTTGCTCAGAGAGCAGCCCTCTGGGGGCAGCGGCACAGGGCAGAGCTGCCGGGGCTCCTCTGAGCGGCTCCCTCCCCCCAGACCAGCTGTGCAGTGGTCCTGCACAGCCCCTCCGCTCACTTCACTGGCCGCTGGGACGATCGGAGCTGCACGGAGGAGACACACGGCTTCATCTGCCAGAAGGGCACAGGTAGGCATCAGCCGTGAAATTGGGAACATCCGCACGGGCCCGATGCTGTGGGTCTTGCTGCGAGGAATGACGAAACACGGTCCCTGACCTCAGGGGGTCCCTTGGGTCACCCCAGAGTCCACTATCTGCTTGGGAAGAAGACCGGGTGCCAATCAGAGGGAAAGGCAGTGAGGATCGAGGGATCTCAGGAGGAAGATTTGGGGGTCTGGGGGGCTGACCAGGGGCAGCCAGACACTGGGCATGCCTGGTGTCAGGGAACCTGAAGTTGTGCGTCTGAGGCCCCCGCGGCTCCGTGCCTGTTCTACAGGGGTTCCTGGGGTGGGAGTAGGTCAAGGCCGCTTCCTCTGTGGCTCGGCAAGAACGTTACTAGTAACAGAGGCAAACACTGTCCGTCTGTGCCAGGCGCTGGGCCCACTGGAGACCTAGTCTCTGCCCAATGTCTGGTGATCCCCCAGCTTCATGCCTGGGAAtggggtgaggggggcagagcccggcctgagccctgcccccttccctgtaGACCCTTCCCTGAGCCCATCCCCGGCAGCGTCGCCCCCTGCCCCCGGCACTGAGCTCTCCTACCTCAATGGCACCTTCCGGCTGCTGCAGAAGCCTCTTCGCTGGCAGGACGCCCTCCTGCTGTGTGAGAGCCGCAACACCAGCCTGGCCCGCGTGCCGGACCCCTACACCCAGGCCTTCCTTACGCAGGCCGCCCGAGGGCTGCGCACCCCACTCTGGATCGGGTTGGCCAGTGAGGAGGTGCGCCGGGACCGCTCCCCCGATTGCCAACCCCCCCCCACCGGTCTCCTCCTGACTCCTTGCCTTACCTTAcctgcctctgtcccccccccactACCGCcggcccccttcctcccaccctgacGGCCCCCTCGTGCCCAGGGCTCCCGGCGCTACTCCTGGGTCTCGGAGGAGCCGCTGAGCTACATGAGCTGGCAGGACGGGGAGCCCCAGCAGCCAGGGGGCTGCGCCTACGTGGACGTGGACGGGGCCTGGCGCACCGCCAGCTGCAACACCAAGTTGCAGGGGGCTGTCTGCGGCGCGAACAGCGGTGAGTGGGGTCGAGGGGTGGGCAGGGTGTAGGCTGTCCCGGGGAGCACTCTGGGCCACTTCCTCAATcctgcacccctcccctccccacagggccccctcctccccgAAGAATAAGCTACCACGGCAGCTGTCCCCAAGGGCTGGCCGACTCGGCGTGGATCCCCTTCCGGGAGCACTGCTACTCCTTCCACATGGAGCTGCTGCTGGGCCACAAGGAGGCGCTGCAGCGCTGCCAGAGAGGTGGGCCAGTGCAGGCCAGAGCCCCCACGGGGTCATTTCAGGCGGTGACCCCTGTCGTGGGCGCTTAGAGGCTCCCGGAACGCAGTCCCCGTGCTGCACCCCACCCACAGGCAGCTGGCACACGGAAGCGCCCCATCAGTTTCCAATACACAGAGCCCATGTGTGGCATCACACGTCAGTAACCCCGGACCTACGGGCACCCACACACAGATGTGCACTCCGCACCACCCTCCACTCAGGCTGGGGCCtctcttggggggggggtcctctgCTACCCCAGGGGGACCACTGTCATCCTGATGTGGGCCTCCCTTGTGTCCAGCGGGTGGGGCGGTCCTGTCCATTCTGGACGAGATGGAGAACGTGTTTGTCTGGGAGCACCTGCAGAGCTCTGAGGGCCAgagtcggggtgcctggctgggcaTGAACTTCAACCCCAAAGGTGGGTACCCCTTGTGTGGCATCGGGAAGGAGGGTGAAGCCTCAGGGGTTTGGGGGGGACGCCTTCCACCAGggcttggtgggggtggggacttgCGGGAGGTGAGAATCAGTTGGAGAACAGGCGTGCTCTCTCCCACCAGCACCTGCTCCTCCTCATCTCCTCTCCCCCATGCCCCCTCGATGTCTGCTTTCCCGTAGGAGGCACCCTGGTCTGGCAGGACAACACAGCTGTGAACTACTCCAACTGGGGGTCCCCTGGCCTGGGACCCAGCATGCTGAGCCACAACAGCTGTTACTGGATCCAGAGCAGCAGCGGGCTTTGGCGCCCCGGTGCCTGCGCCAACATTACCATGGGTGTCGTCTGCAAGCTCCCGCGAGGTGAGCGCCCGGCGGATGCGCCGCTCGGCCTCCTGCCGCCCCCACGCAGCCGGtgctgggcctgggccagggGCTGGCGTCTCATTCTGCCCGTGACCCAGCGGATGGGAGGGCACGAAGAGACAGGCCCCGGGGCCGCCGGGATCCTCCCCTGGGATAAACGGGTCTGTAGGAGGGACCGGCCCTTCCTACAAATTTCCAAACTAGACAGCAAACCCATCATTTTGTAGCGGTTAAGGGCATGGACAGGGTAAACCACTTaccaactctgtgaccttgggcaagttccttaaagtcgatggcctcagtttcttcatatgcaAAATGAGGGTAATAACTGTACCTATGAGATCAAATGGGCTAATCAAGCGGCTGGCACGCAGGAAGTGCTCTCTGCTTGCTTATTATTACTATCACGTCTTCAGTTATTAACGggtccctccctcttccttgcaGCCGAGGAGAGCAGCTTCTCGCCATCAGGTGAGTCCCACGCAGGGCTGAGATGAGTCCTCTCCCGCCTTGGCCTTGGCCCAGCATGCCGGGCAGCGGGGGGGCCGTGGGGGGGTAGCTGGGGGGCAGccgggggcgggcgggggtgcAGCCAGGGGGCAGCGGGGTGCAaccggggggcgggcggggggcagcaggggggtggggggcacaccGGGGGGGCGCAGCCTCCCCACTGAATGTTGGGCTTGCTGCAGCAGCGCTCCCCGAGAACCCAGCCGCCCTTGTGGTGGTGCTGATGGCGGTGTTGCTGCTCGGGGCCCTGCTGACCGCAGCCTTGATTCTCTACCGGCGGCGACAGAGCGCCGAGCGTGGGACCTTCGAGGGCGCCCGCTACAGCCGCAGCGCCTCGGGCCCCGGCGAGGCCACCGAGAAGAACATTCTGGTGTCTGACATGGAAATGAATGAGCAGCAGGAGTAGAGCCAAGGGCGGTGGGCAGGGTGGGCACAGGAGGAATGGGGAGGCCGGGCCCTGGGTCAGCCGGGCCCCCCACCAGCTGCCAGTCCAGGTGGCCTATGGAGGGGTGCCTTTGGGAGCCACTGTTGGGAGCTGGGGCTGATCAGGGCCTGGCTGGTGGGGTCCCTCCTCCCATGAGGGCTGGGCTGAGACCTGGCTGAGTGCAGAGTGGTGTTTCCCTTTGGGGGGGGGCTAAGGTCTTGTCACCTGGACCTGTGTCCCCACAGTGACCAGAAGCAGGACGGGagcctctttctgcccctttctccccaggcccccctgcccaggcctgCTGACCCATGCCCCAGGACCCCCTCCTCATTGCAGAGCCCGAGGACCCTCCCCTGAGCCCTCAGCCAGCCTCTGTTGCTTCTGTCCTTCCTGGCAGCCTTGGCCCTGAGACCCTCTCCCCCTTCCGTCCCCCTGCTTCTCATGCAGCCCTTCCTTCTGAGCCAGGGCCCCAGGGTTTGGGGAGCCTGTGGCTCATGGTGGGTGTCAGCTGAGGCGGCCAAGCATCTGTCATTCCTGTGCCGGCTGCGGTGGCCCATGGGGCATGGAGGAGGGGCCTGGCTTGGGCCTGAGAACTAGGGCCCCACTGGGGTGTCAGCTGGGCTGGAAACAGGACTGGGAGAGACACCCTGACCCCCAGGGGGTAACCGGGCTAAGGTGTCATCTCCTGCTGGTTGGGGGAGGGCTCTGTCCCTAAAGAGTCCCCTGTGGGGACCAAAGTAAGTTCCCTAACGTTTCTAGCTCCTGCCTCTGGttggaagagagaggggagggggttgccAGAGTCCTGGGGGGCCCAGAAGCAGGAGACCGCCCTCTAGTGGGGCCCAGAGGAACAGTGCCCGAGCTCCTGGAGGGGCCCAGTCCCAGGGCGCTGACTCAGTGCCTTTCCAAGAGGCCAGGACCCCCGCCCAGGCTGGGGCGACGGCCAGTTCCTGTGCCATGGGGCGCGGGACAATGGGAACACAGACTCAAAGACATGGTCCTTTTCtgtagttcttaattttttttaatgtgccattattgtgaaaaaaaaagaaaagcaaacaaataaaacacctTTAAGAGGCTTGAGAGAGAAGGGTTTCGGCTCTGTTCTGTTGTCAGCCTTGTTCCTCACACCGCCTCAGAGATAAATGTCGTGTGTGGAGCTCGAGTCGTGTGTTCCTTCTGCAGTCCTCCATTTTGCTTCTATCTCTGGGCCCCGCAGAGACGCTCTGCACTCTGGTCTCTTCTTCTGGGCCCTTGCCTTTCTGGGCCTGCTCCCCATGTTCGCTGTGACTGGGGATGAGTGTGTGGGTGACAGCTGTGTGCGCTCGGGCAGCTTAGCTCACCTTTCACCATGTGCGAGATGGGGGGACGCACTTCCTGGGGTTGCTTTAAGGctatttgaggattaaatgagatcatctgTGCCAAGCAGTGAGCCCAGGGGCTCCGAGCTCATGCAGTAAGTGCTACTGTTATTTGGGGGCTGTGGTTCCCAGGGGAGCGTTCGAGGTGCCCCGGTCAGCCCTgggcgggggcggtggggggggttGCCGTCCTACCTGCCTCTGAGCTGTGAGCAAGCGTGAGCAAGCGCGGATTTGTCCTTGCGGAGTTTGGGCTCGGGGCAGGGCCTCTCGGGACGTCCCTCCCAGCAGTATTCACTCAGGACCTCGGAGCTGGAGACCGAGCAGCCAGCAAAGAGAAGGCTCTGCTAGGAAGTGACGGACAACTCTGCCAGTCCTGCGAGGTGCTGTGGGGAAGGCCTAAACGGGCCGCGGAGAGGGGCTGTTAGTTTGGGCTGGGCGGTGGGGCAGGGTCTCGGCAGGGGAAGTGAGATGAACCTGAAGAAGGCGAGGGAGTGATCGATGCAAACATCTAGGCAGGTGGCGGCAGGGGGCTGTGTGGGGGGCCCCCCCACCGTGGTGGTCCCTGTGCTGCGGAGGCCCAGCAAGGCCAGGCTGGCTGGACGGTGGGGAAGGGGAGCGAGGACAAGCCGGATTGCCCCAGTGCCCCAGGCCGTGAAGGCCGTGGTGGAGAGTATGGATGTTATTTCAAGTCTAGTAGGAAGTCCTAATCCAGCTGTCCCCTGAGGACGGTGGTGTGGACCTCGGCAGTGTCACATTCTGGACGCACACGTGTGTTGCACACGTGCTTTACCTCattcgtgattttttttttttaaagattttttatttatttatttgatagagagagacagcgagagtaggaacacaagcagggggagtgggagagggagaagcaggcttcccgcggagccgggagcccgatgtgggactcgatcccaggaccctgggatcatgacctgagccgaaggcagacgctcaacgactgagccacccaggcgcccacctcattcgtgatttttttaaaacaagtttctaTTGTTCTGAATAGGTAATACCACCACGTGGTTCAAGGCCTAAACCTAAACGGTACGAAAAGATACACATCGAGAAGTCCAGGGCTTTTGGCCTGGACAGCAGGGTAAATGGGGTGCCCGTTTTTGAGCCAGGgagccccggggggtgggggggggctggtgAATCCATGACTGAGGCGGAGCCGGAGGCCCTTCTCACGATCTCTCCCCTCTGCAGCCCCAGCAGCGGATTTCCTGACGGGCAGCAGCAGGGCCCCGTGGACGGATCTGGTCACTTTGGGAGGGAGCCCCAATCCCATGGAGGGGGGGTTCCTTAATGATTAATCCACTTCACCCTGAAGTGATTTGCTCTCCAAATTGGGAAAGGGCTCCCTTTGTGAGTTAAGTGCGCTGCCATTGTCTGCAGCTCAAAAGACAGCTCCACCAGGCCGCAGGGAGCCCCCTGGGGCACAGGCCCTCTGGGAAGCACGTCGCTGACCCTTGCCCTAGGAGAGAAGTGAAGCTGGGAGTGAAGGCAGGGGCACGGgatccctgggggtggggggagcagccGAGGAAGCCGAGGACGCAGATGCCCAGTGCTGCCTGGGGGTAGTGATGGTGAGTGTCCAGAGGTTTAAATCATTCCAGAAATACCTGTCCTggctctccttcccacccctcagGTGGCTGTCGTCCCCACCAgagccctgctccccacccaaAAGCATTTCAGACAGCTTCACAGGCACCTGGGGGCCCCCCATAAACCTTGTTCTGAGCCTTTCTGCTTGGGAGCTGCCCAGAGGAGGGTAAGGGGATGCTCTGGCAGCTCTCT
Proteins encoded in this region:
- the MRC2 gene encoding C-type mannose receptor 2, producing MGPRRPAPAPWPRHLLRCVLLLGGLHLGRPGAPGDAAAAALPEPNVFLIFSHGLQGCLEAQGGQVRVSPACNTSLPAQRWKWVSRNRLFSLGTMQCLGTGWPGTNSTASLGLYECDREALNLRWHCRTLGDQLSQLLGGRSGNTSKAGGPERGDQTRSGQWRIYGSDEDLCARPYYEVYTIQGNSHGKPCTIPFKYDNQWFHSCTSTGREDGHLWCATTQDYGKDERWGFCPIKSNDCETFWDKDQLTDSCYQFNFQSTLSWREAWASCEQQGADLLSITEIHEQTYINGLLTGYSSTLWIGLNDLDTSGGWQWSDNSPLKYLNWESDQPDNPSEENCGVIRTESSGGWQNRDCSIALPYVCKKKPNATAERPPPDVWADVKVECEPNWQPFQGHCYRLQAEKRSWPESKKACLRGGGDLLSIHSMAELEFITKQIKQEVEELWIGLNDLKLQMNFEWSDGSLVSFTHWHPFEPNNFRDSLEDCVTIWGPEGRWNDSPCNQSLPSICKKAGQLSQGTAEEDHGCRKGWTWHSPSCYWLGEDQVTYSEARRLCTDHGSQLVTITNRFEQAFVSSLIYNWDGEYFWTALQDLNSTGSFRWLSGDEVMYTHWNRDQPGYSRGGCVALATGSAMGLWEVKNCTAFRARYICRQSLGTPVTPELPGPDPTPSLTGSCPQGWGSDPKLRHCYKVFSSERLQDKKTWVQAQGACQELGAQLLSLASYEEEHFVANMLNKIFGESEPEIHEQNWFWIGLNRRNPGAGQSWRWSDGLGFSYHNFDRSRHDDDDIRGCAVLDLASLQWVAMQCETQLDWICKIPRGRDVREPDVSPQGRLEWLRFQEAEYKFFEHHSTWAQAQRICTWFQAQLASVHSQAELDFLGHNLQKLSPGQEQHWWIGLHTAESDGRFRWTDGSIINFISWAPGKPRPIGKDKKCVYMTASREDWGDQRCLMALPYICKRSNSTGEPQPPDLPPTALGGCPSGWNQFLNKCFRIQGQDPQDRVKWSEAQFSCEQQEAQLVTIANPLEQAFITAGLPNVTFDLWIGLHASQKDFQWVEQEPLLYTNWAPGEPSGPSPAPGSNIPTSCAVVLHSPSAHFTGRWDDRSCTEETHGFICQKGTDPSLSPSPAASPPAPGTELSYLNGTFRLLQKPLRWQDALLLCESRNTSLARVPDPYTQAFLTQAARGLRTPLWIGLASEEGSRRYSWVSEEPLSYMSWQDGEPQQPGGCAYVDVDGAWRTASCNTKLQGAVCGANSGPPPPRRISYHGSCPQGLADSAWIPFREHCYSFHMELLLGHKEALQRCQRAGGAVLSILDEMENVFVWEHLQSSEGQSRGAWLGMNFNPKGGTLVWQDNTAVNYSNWGSPGLGPSMLSHNSCYWIQSSSGLWRPGACANITMGVVCKLPRAEESSFSPSALPENPAALVVVLMAVLLLGALLTAALILYRRRQSAERGTFEGARYSRSASGPGEATEKNILVSDMEMNEQQE